Proteins encoded together in one Cicer arietinum cultivar CDC Frontier isolate Library 1 chromosome 4, Cicar.CDCFrontier_v2.0, whole genome shotgun sequence window:
- the LOC101492191 gene encoding tetraspanin-6-like has translation MHRFSNTVIGVLNLLTLLASIPIIGAGLWMARSSTTCANFLQTPLLVIGFIVLVISLAGFIGACFHVACALWLYLVIMLFLIIALLGLTIFGFGVTSQGGGVEVAGRNYYEYRLMDYSPWLKKRIQNPRYWNTIRNCILGSKTCDKLASWTPLDYMQGDLTPIQSGCCKPPTACKYNMDSVMMTQDSDCYKWNNAPTLLCYECDSCKAGVLEDMRRNWHKLSVLTVTMLILLIGIYCIGCCAFRNARRAETDYPYGENRMTKVRPRWDYHWWRWLHDRKEQLY, from the exons ATGCATAGGTTTAGCAACACAGTGATAGGTGTCTTAAACTTGTTAACACTTTTAGCATCTATACCAATAATTGGAGCAGGACTATGGATGGCAAGAAGTAGCACAACATGTGCAAATTTTCTCCAAACACCACTTCTTGTAATAGGTTTTATTGTGCTTGTGATATCATTAGCTGGATTCATTGGTGCTTGTTTTCATGTGGCATGTGCACTATGGTTGTATTTGGTGATTATGTTGTTCCTAATAATAGCACTATTGGGTTTGACTATATTTGGTTTTGGTGTGACCAGTCAAGGTGGTGGTGTGGAAGTGGCTGGTAGAAATTATTATGAGTATCGTCTAATGGATTATTCACCATGGTTGAAGAAAAGAATACAAAATCCTCGTTATTGGAATACTATTAGGAATTGTATTTTGGGGTCTAAAACTTGTGACAAACTTGCTTCTTGGACACCTTTGGATTATATGCAAGGGGATTTGACTCCAATTCAG TCTGGATGTTGTAAACCACCAACTGCTTGCAAGTACAACATGGACTCAGTGATGATGACACAAGATTCTGATTGCTACAAATGGAACAATGCTCCAACATTGTTATGCTATGAGTGTGATTCTTGCAAAGCTGGTGTACTTGAAGACATGAGAAGAAATTGGCATAAGCTATCTGTTCTCACTGTTACAATGCTTATTCTTCTCATTGGGATTTATTGCATTGGTTGCTGTGCTTTCAGAAATGCAAGAAGAGCTGAAACGGATTATCCATATGGTGAAAACCGGATGACTAAAGTCCGACCCAGATGGGATTATCATTG GTGGAGATGGTTGCATGACAGAAAAGAACAGCTTTATTAG
- the LOC101492531 gene encoding serine carboxypeptidase-like 27: MGHSICYVVLHLLSIFCVGISLVSASMEDQRRDKIKLLPGQPKNVGFEQYSGYVTVNEENERALFYWLIESPMNRGPNLRPLVLWLNGGPGCSSIAYGASEEIGPFHIRPDGKSLYLNPYAWNNLANILFLDSPAGVGFSYCNKTTDLYTFGDQKTAEDAYVFLVNWFERFPQYKHREFYIAGESYAGHYVPQLAQIVYQRNKGINNPVINFKGFMVGNGVTDDYHDYVGTFEYWWTHGLISDSTYRILRIACDFGSSQHPSVQCMTALRVAVAEQGNIDPYSIYTPPCNDTASLRRGLNGRYPWMSRAYDPCTERYSDLYFNRPEVQKALHANVTGISYPWKTCSDIVGNYWTDSPLSMLPIYQELINASLRIWVYSGDTDAVVPLTATRHSIDALKLPTIINWYPWYDSGKVGGWSQVYKGLTFVTVRGAGHEVPLHRPRESFILFRSFLENKYMPSSSS, translated from the exons atGGGTCATTCAATATGCTATGTAGTTTTACATTTATTGTCAATTTTTTGTGTTGGAATTTCTTTGGTTTCTGCTTCAATGGAAGATCAAAGGAGAGATAAGATTAAGTTGTTACCAGGACAGCCAAAGAATGTTGGATTTGAACAGTATTCAGGCTATGTGACAGTGAATGAAGAGAATGAAAGAGCATTGTTTTATTGGTTGATTGAATCACCAATGAATCGTGGACCTAACTTAAGGCCATTAGTTTTATGGCTTAATGGTGGTCCTGGTTGTTCTTCTATTGCTTATGGTGCTTCTGAAGAAATTGGCCCTTTTCATATTAGGCCTGATGGAAAATCACTTTACTTGAATCCTTATGCTTGGAATAATT TGGCAAATATATTGTTCCTTGATTCTCCTGCTGGTGTTGGCTTTTCTTATTGTAATAAAACAACAGATCTGTACACATTTGGTGACCAGAAAACag CTGAGGATGCATATGTTTTTCTCGTTAATTGGTTTGAAAGATTTCCTCAGTATAAGCATAGAGAATTCTACATTGCTGGGGAAAGTTATGCAG GTCATTATGTTCCTCAGTTGGCTCAAATTGTTTATCAGAGAAATAAGGGAATCAATaatccagttataaattttaaggGATTTATG GTTGGAAATGGTGTTACTGATGATTATCATGATTATGTTGGAACATTTGAGTACTGGTGGACACATGGTTTGATTTCAGATTCCACATATAGGATTCTAAGAATTGCTTGTGACTTTGGATCTTCCCAGCATCCATCAGTCCAATGCATGACTGCTCTTAGAGTTGCGGTCGCGGAGCAAGGAAACATCGATCCATATAGCATTTATACACCACCTTGTAACGATACAGCATCACTCAGACGTGGCTTGAACGGTCGTTAT CCATGGATGTCAAGAGCATATGATCCCTGTACTGAAAGGTATTCTGATTTGTATTTCAATCGTCCAGAAGTTCAGAAGGCACTTCATGCCAATGTAACTGGGATTTCTTATCCATGGAAGACATGCag TGATATTGTTGGGAATTATTGGACTGATTCTCCACTGTCCATGCTTCCTATATATCAAGAACTTATTAATGCTAGTCTTCGGATATGGGTATACAG TGGAGACACTGATGCTGTAGTCCCGTTGACTGCCACGCGACATTCAATCGATGCATTGAAGCTACCAACCATCATCAACTGGTACCCTTGGTATGATAGTGGCAAG GTTGGTGGATGGAGTCAAGTTTATAAAGGACTCACATTTGTTACAGTAAGAGGTGCCGGCCATGAAGTTCCTCTTCATAGGCCTCGCGAATCGTTCATTCTTTTTAGATCATTCTTGGAGAACAAGTACATGCCATCATCAAGTTCATGA